aaccAACATCCCAGCCccatttcttctgtgctttggaTAATCCAAGTGAGGGCTTCCTGAGCGCTTGGCAGCTGGACGGGTTGGAGCGTGACCCATTACCTGGGCTGATAGACTGGGGACTAGTTTGGGGTCCTCTGGAGCTGAGAACTGGACTGTTGCAATTACAGCTCCAAAGCTGGACTTTGCTAACCAGGGTTGTATGTAACAGATGGATTTCCCCCATAACGAGAAAGCCATAGATAAATTGGAAATGCCAGCGTTTGATCCTTCGCTGGTGCCTGCATTAAAGTTGCTGTGACGGAAACCATTCCCTGTCTGCTTGGATGAGGCTGGTGACACGTTTCTAATGCTGCCTCCATCCAGGATTGTATGAGTGGGCTGGTGGGACACTGGAGCAGTCCACCATCAGTCACCTCCCGACTGTGCAGCTTGACTCAGGGCTGGGGATTTGCTGCGTCTTAAACTGAAGAGCTCAGATAAGGGCATAATGGCCTTGGTGTCATGTGTCTGTTATACCAGGATGAGATGCTTTTCTAAAtgttctgttgctgttttacACCAAGCGTTGAGCCTGATACAGTATCAACCGAGTAAAATTCTGAGATGTTTTGTATAGATCAGAGATCATGAAGTTATTCTGGTTCCTTTTGTCTATAATCTGTCTCTATTAAGGCATCTGTCATGAAGCTAAAACcatctccttttgctttttccacaACAGATATTTCTGGTTAGGAAATCTGCAAGACTGCAGAAGAAAGTCATCTCTCTGCGTCTGCCTGGTGACTGTGGGTCCTGCCTAAAAGAATTTGCAATAAAAGAAAGCATATACAGTAAGTCATGAGTCGCATGCTTTTCAGCTGTCGGTCGCTCTGTGTCAGCTGGGAGCACTCTGCATTGGTGAAACCCACAGCAGAAGATACCCAAAGTCCTGCAAATAGCGTCCCAGACTGCTTACAACGCTCTCTGTGGAGGGTGCTGCCAGTGAGTCAGGCATATGCTGCAGAAGGGAAGGTGTACAGAAATGTTTAAGTCTGTGCTGGACACAACTGGAACGTTTCTTCTATGTACCTTGCTGAATCCAGGATTCATTGATTATTATGGGTACTTATCCTCTTCTGTAGAAACACAGTCTATAATCCTGTCTGCTGTCAATGAAATGTTCCTGCATTTCCTTGTACTCAGGGGACTGTTCTCTCCGTCTACAAATTTGGGTgcggtggtggtttttttgggggttttctgttatttatttctttaatgtaaTAACTAGATTGATTTTAACCCTTTGGAACTGTTTCTGATGCGAGATCAAtgagttgtctttttttaattccatctATATTTGTTCCCTGTCTTCTAACAGAAATGAGCAAATGTTAGAGTTCCGATCAGTTTCAAAACAATACTGCCCTCATCTCTTTAGAGGGAAGATGTGAAAAATATGTATGAGATATAGGAATGAAAACAGGAAGTTGCAGCTGGTCAGTATATGTGGATCAAATGGTTCGTTTTAACAAGAAAgtgaaaactggagaaaatcAGCAGTAATTTCAGTTAAACTTCCCTGAAGCCAGAGGGTCTGTAGTTAACTTCTGTTTCTACTAGTAAACTGAGATAGTTTTAGTTgagtggttttttcctttttacctcTGACTTCCCTGCCCCCAGCAACAAAAAGTTAATTCTATGTGTCTGGTTTTGGTTCCAGTTGCCAACAAGGCAtggcaaagagaagagaaagctatCAAAGTGGGATCTAAGGCTGCGTTTGTAGGCTTGTTGTGCTAATGAACTCCCTCTCTCCCATCTAGAAAATAACATACTGTCTTTCATGAACAAAAGTTTACCACAAGGGGGAAGTATGTACTGACATTTTTACTCACCAGTCATAGCTGAGGCTTTAATTGTAGTCAGGGATCTGAACACTCATCTTCTCTTTGCCCGCCCCAGATCACCTGCATGCTTACTGTTTGCGTTGTTAGCATCTCTCTTAAAGAAACCCCTTTTTCTGGGCACGTAAATTACTAGGTTGACCTGTCCTTCGGTGTAAAGGTTGAATAAAAGATCAGTACGTGACTTAAGTTTTTCCCTGGTTCACGTGCAGACTTTATAGTCAGTAGCACTGGAACCTCGGTGTGGGGGAGCTGGCCTTACAGCATGGACTTCTGACAAAATTACATCTTTGCTACTCACTGAGAGGCATTGCTGAGGTATCCAAAGCTGCTGTGTGGCTTTTGGCTTTCCTCACCAAGCCTGGGAGTCTGCCTTGTTTCAGCCCAGATGTCTGAAGCGACTGCAGCAGTGGAAGTACTCTCCTTAGGAGAtgaatttcaaaagcattcCTCTGCAGGTGAAACAGCGATGGTGTGCGCACCACACCAGCTGGAGATTCACTCCTGGGATCTGACTTTTCTAACTCTGGGATGGGCCAAAGCAATCGCAGGCTTCACATTCACCCCTTTGTAGAAGTTGTCCGAGGCTGCAAGAGACCGGCGTTCCTGTACTTCAGGAACCTGTCATACGCTACCATTACGCTTCATAAatgctcttccttctcttctggcCTCAGTCATGTCCAGAGGCAAAGGATCTAGATCGTTTCAGTCCAAGAGCTTCTTCTGCTTGATCTTTGTAGTCATTGTGTGAGATTTGCCACTGGAATCAGAGAGCGCTTAATGTAAATGAGATGGCAATCACTGCTATGTCATTATTACTGTGAACATGTATTTATATCAATAAGAAACAATGGtatggaggggggaaaaaatgaaaggcatttCTTGTGTCTTCCTACTCCATTGTGCAGGCCAATAGCATGAAGCAGAATTgcctgaggtttttttaaaggcttttcgGGTTAAATGGTTTTCTTTAAGTGAATGAAAATTTATCATCTCCCATTAGGTGCTAACACATCTGGGGAGAAGACAAGTGAGTAGGATGGAAtgcaagaggaagaaataagagatttaaaattaagtatattTGCACACTGGGCAAACAAAGCCTTAGTTATTGATTTATTGTCTATCAGCAAAACGTTGTGCCATTCTAATCACACTTGATCTGTTTTCCTAGGAATTAGACTACATGTTTGGaatacaaaaacaaacccaccgCCAAGACTGTCAGCATATTCTTGAAAATGCCTTAAGCAGAGACATGTACTCCTTCACACAGTTGTTTTCTCTTAACCAAACAGTAGCTAGTTTGATGGTGCAAACTTAttaattttatgcaaaaatCTGAGATGCATTTTATTAAGCTTTTCTAAGAAATGGTGGATAGATGTGTGATTCTTTCCCTCTTGTAACTTTCTTGGCAGCATTTTCCTTGGAGGGATCTGGAATAAGTTTTGCTGATTTATTCAGGCTCATTGCTTTCTACTGTATTAGCAGGTAAGATGGTGTTACGTTCTGAGTCGCGTTTGCTAGACTGTCTTGGGGAAAGATGGAGTCTCAAGGGCTTGTTTCAGCATGGTATTTATGTTGCCGATCTACAAATATTCCTGGGTAGTCCTAGAAGGTGATGGGAGAAATAGGAGATGAGAATTGGAAGCCAGTCTCTCAGTCTTATTTTGTACTGATTATTGGAAGGCCAGTGTGGTGTTATCCACCCAGCTGGGAGGTGTTGCCAAGTTGAACTTTACTTTAGCTGACACCTTGTAATGCTTTCATAACTGCTCTGTAACTCAGTCAATAAGCACCATAAACTATCTCGCAATGTCCGTTTCTTGGACTTGTAGTAAAAAGCACCTTTGTAGTATAGTGGAAAAACGTCAGATCATGCTGAATAGAATATGACAACTGAGAGATGCGAACGTAAATtgtgaacaacaaaaaagaccTCATCAGCTTTCCAGTTTATGGTTGCCCGACTTGTTTTCCAGGTAGTACGCAGAGAAAAAATAGCTGGtggttttttatcttttaagtTGTTTTCAATTTTACTTTGGTTTACTGGAGAAAACTTCCAGACTGATGCTCAAGCCTTATATCTATCCACAGATAGGACATGGCCAAGCTGCACATCTGCATGTTTtctgaaggaaggagagagagaggcacTTTTGATGGTCTTGGTCCTTCTAAGAGGTTGTCAATTAGTGCTGACAGTAGTGATTTCTGGTGTGTGAAACGCTCGCTAGGGATACACTTAGGTTGCTGTGCTTAACTGTTTTTGCTTGGAGAAGCATCTAGACCCCCTTTGTTACAGGCCTCCGTTTTGCCAAGCTGTACATGCACGTGATGAAAGAAGCGTTTATACTGCATAAGTAATTGGTCAGCACTCAGATGAGAAATGAGCTGAAACTGCGTTTAAAAACACTTTAATGATGAGAGATGCCTTACCTTGTCACCCTTTCAGTTCTGCGCACTAGCCAGGCTCTAGTAAATTCCCTCTAAGTGCCTACAGGGAGCATGCAGCAAATGTAGATTTCTTTGCATTAGTTTatcccttttctttcactgaggGCTCCAAGTTGCTTCGCATTTGCTAAAAATAAGCCCACAAACACACAGTAGCTTATTGCCTGGCTCATGAGTATCATAACTGAGACCCTCTCTCTGCAGAGCggctttaattttcttaatggtATTTCAGTCAGCCAAGTGTGAATTTGGTATCCTGATGCAGTCAGGCCTCCCACTCAGGAAGCACATACAAAACTACATAACCAGGCTCTTGACCTGTTTGTTGTTCTGTTCCTTTTTGCCcttgggggcaggggaaggaagtgAAAAGAGTGGCAGTCACAACTTAGGCATGGTGTTAAAGCTCTCCTAGTGCCTCATCATAAACACAGCTTTAGCTGCACGCCCATCCGCAGATACCAGTAATAAATACAACTTCAGCTGCAAACCCGTCCAGGTAAATGAAGCTCACTCTTTGATTGTGGATATGCTTTTGGAAGTGGATGCTTATTTCCCCATTCAGTGGAGGAACATCCGAAGTGTGTGTTTGCCTCATGTTTCTTAAGTGGCAGCACCTACCCATGTCCTCTTCAGGCAGCTGTCTAGGATTGCTGGGGGTGCAAGAGGAAAATGTATAGACTTGTTAGGGAAGCAGATAGGTAGCTGTCGTGAGAAAGAGAGGGTACCGTTTGGTACatcacagcaaaaccaggagGGTTTCCTAAAAGCAGAGGGAATTTCCTGCAATAGCTACCCAATCAGTTTGTATGAGTAGTCAAGGGTCACCTATCTTTATATTGAGTCCATGATGATGTTCTAGACTCTGGATTATCAGTGGTACAATGTTGAAAGTGTCTTTTCAAATAACTTTTAGCTAGTGTGTCAGTCTTTAGCTTGATTTGAATTTGAGTGGTGTTCTGAGATCCTGGTTTTTTCAACAAGTTAACATACAGCATAGAGAATATTTACGTGATAAAAACCCACTGTCTGTGCTACAACAGATGGTTAGCTTATTCACagccttaaaaaacaaaatatgctGACACTGGTTTTGTGTAGGATTCCTGTGCTCCATTCTTAATTGCATAGGTATTTCTATTACAGATTTTGCAGTTTAGCATGCACTGTTGTTTGAGGGTGTATTGATACCGGTTGGGCAGGCAAGAGGTATAGTAATGGTTGATGGTAATACTCATAGAATATACATATGGTTAAGTCTTTTTGTCCCTTAAAATTTCTGTCTTATGTTGTTATTCATGCATCTCCCTTTGTAAACATCCATTGAACTTCTAGAATGTAGTGAAGAGAAACCACATATGAGAATAAATTATAAGGACTTTCTTAAATGAACTGTGTCTTCAGCCTAGGAACAGAGTAGCACCAAAACATCCCAGCTTAGAAATTTTTAGGGTAGCTGCCCAAGtacttatttaaatttttattctcaGAATTGGAATTTAACTTTGAGAGCAATCAACAGTGTATTTAGAAAATAAGCTTTGTTGAAGTGTTAAGGGCAGATAACACTTTTGCATCTCACTGGTATGCTCGTAAAAGACCAAGTATAAAAGCTTCTGCtgtaaagggagaaaaaattgGATGGCTCTGTGGAAATGAGCCTAAAGAAAGTCCTGGGGACTTGACTGTCATTTGCACTTCACTTTCCAATGCAAAGGAGCTCTGGGGTTGGTAATGTTTTCACTGTGTGCCGTGTGTTTAAGGCTCTTGCTACCTCCCACAGCTCTGTAACAAAATAATCAGAGCTCAGCCACTGCCAGTGttgaaaacaaatgcttttaaaactatGGATGTTGTTGTAAAAACCgtattgtttttctctttgacaACAGGGATGTCCTTCCATTCACTCTGAAGTTGCCTCGTGCTATTGCTGCAGCAAAGACAGAAGCTGAACTTGAAGAGATTGCTCAGCTTGGACTGAGTAAGTAGTTCTCTGCATAGGTGTCAttctctgcagcattgctgtaAGCTTGAAGAAATAGTCTGTGTCTTTAAGTGGTTCATATTGGTCAGTGATGATACagatttcatttagaaaagcagCTTCTCTTATTGGGAAGGCCAAACCTTGTATTTGCCAAATGGTGACCTTGGTGGTCTTCCTGCcttctgtgatatttttgttagtgctgtttccttccttccttccttctctctcctctcttggCAAACCTTGGGCAAAGCAAGTCTTACAATCCCCAGACAGAGGTTTCGTGTAGCTTCTCCTCCAAGGGCTAATAATGGTGGTCTCAGGCTCGCATAGCAGGCACCACCTTGATAATTTGCTGGACTTGCCAGGGGAGCGTAGGAACTGAGGTTCACTGTTAATAAAACTTCTGTTCAGATTGACATGTGATCTAAGATGGTGATTTTTGAGATCAGTGGCTCAATGCAGTAACATATTAATAAAGGGAGGAGTGTATACGTAAGATCTGCAGAATGTATCCGTGTGCGTTGGTttggagagatttttaaaataacaaaaggaaatacaggCTCAGTGTAAAACGTACCTTGAGCTTGCAGGAGACGTAAGGCCTGGTGGGATTTGAAACACGGGCTCCACCCAGATGAATTGTTGAGCAACTCCTGCAAAGTGCTGAATGGCCTCATTTCCTTTTGCAGGAAGGGAGAATTGACTGTCAGTAGTCTTTGTCCcagtagatttcttttttaaccatCTTTGATTTAGAAGCGGATCCTCACTAAATCTGAATGTTAGCATGAGGCTCTCTAGAACTACTTGGTGGGACTTTGCAGCAAAGCCATGCACAGGGAAGTATTGCACCGCTTTGCGTTTTGTTTCGCTGCAGTAGCAATGCAATTAAGGGATTTGTTTTAGAGAGGAGACGAATGACTTCTGCACCGCTTATCTGCAAGTTTAGGTAATTAGATGGAAGTATGGATTTTTATGGGAATAGAGGCAAACATGAAACTGTGATTAGGTGAATGTttggatgaagaaaaaaaaaaagaaaaagtctgatTGGGATACAGTGTAGTGAAGACAGTCTCCCAGTGACACTTGGAAGCCTTAAACATTAGGTGAGTTTCTCCATAGGAGATGATAATGGTGGTATTGAGCAAGATCTCCAGGCCAGCCACAGTGTCCTCAGTAGCTGAGAGCACCATGGCCTACTTGCTGCAGAGTTTTCTTGCTCTTGAACAGTCTCTGTCCACAttgtgtgtggtggttttttaagCTAATACATTTGAAAGCTGAGGAGGAGACTGATGGATCAGTGTCTAACTGTGTGGTTGGTGTATTTGGGATCAATTACCTACTATACACTAGATTAAGATCACAGTTTCTCTGAGCAAAAACCAGACAACAAAGTTGAGATTGTGATGGAGTTTTAGGTGTCCACGTGCAGAAGAACACACCTGGAAGTCGGCGTTTCAATGCTGTGGACCCAAGAGATGCCTAAAAACTCCCAAGGGTCCTTCCTGTTAAGTGTGAGCTTTCCTTAGGCAACACATGGGAACAAAACACCCTGATCTGAACACGGAGGGTTCTGGCTCCTGTCAGAGCTCTGTCACGCCATAGGCTCAGAGGGAGAACTGCACAAGGCAGGTCAATAGCATGTAACCCAGCAAACCACGTCGGGAAGAACTGGTGGTAAAGCTTTCAAGGCTGCTGCCAACCTGTAAGGTTTCACGTGCTGACCGTAAGATTCCCGCTCTCAGTCTCTTTTGTGTTtcacctgcagcagctcttccGTCATGTGTGTTTGCAACAGCCCACGTGCCAGGCACACTGGCCAGTCTGCTGAGGGATCTGCAGGCAGGATGTGAAGTCATGGagctgggaagagcagcagcattgcATGACTATGTAGAGAAATATGTCTGTGCCTACGTATGTTCCTTGGCAGTGGCCTGTTACCATGGGccatttcctgttttctgcccCATAGGCAAGACACAGCTCTTGGGCATGGGCCCCGTTGTGGAGTGCTTGGCGTTCATGCGGTTGGGCCCAGGTGTCATTGCTCGACAGCCCAAATGAGGCATCTTGGCACTACAGGAAAAGGGGCTGTGTCAAGATTGGCAGATTTTAGCAAAATCTCCCTCCTCTGGTATTCCTCCCTTATTTCAGTTCGACTGGTGTCCTCATGGGCTTGTCTGGTTTCAATCTTCATGCTTTCAGGAGCCGATGAGCTTTACCATTGACTCAGTTTCAAAAACATGCTGACACTTTGCTGGGACAAgtgcagaggctgcagctgaAACTTGCTGGTTTAGCACAGGTTTTCCATGCTGCTGGAGCGGGACTGCACGTTTGGTCTATTTATGTGCTGCCGAGTGTCTAAAACCTCAGGAAAACTGTGTCACCGTTGgaaaggcagggctgcaggccAGTGCTCTTAAGAGACGCGAGCATTTGGTCTGCACAGCTAAACATTATGTGTGCACCCACCACAGAAAAACGTGAGCTGTCTTTTCATGTGTAGTTTCATTTGTTTGCTagcaaaagaaaccaaaccaaaattttTACTGAGTTGCCATAAGTGGCcatcagctggtgtaaatcagcctAGCTGTTGTCTTTAATGGAGTGAGCTTATTAATACCAGCTGAGAATCCGGGCTTATTTCTCCTAAGTGAGATGCTAGTGAGTAGTTTATGTTCACTTCAGTCTCAAGTTGGTAAGAATTACTGTGTTACAGTTTCCATTCCTTTCTTTGAttctcagtttatttttaagcttagTTCAGTGGGCCGATTTGAAGCTACGCATTGGTCGTGATATTTATAAAAGCGTAAGAGCAGCTCCAGGAGTGTAGCATGCAGTTATGTCTGGCAGTGCTTTAAGGGGTTCactcagaggggtttttttttttccccccttgaattaaaaaaagctcGTCTAAATTTCTGAATACTTGAAACTGGTGATGTTGAGCTGAATGTTCTGAAAGCCATCTGCATGCTGTTTTGCATTCTTACGTTACTGCAATGATGATTTTCAGACTTTTGGAGCTCCCCGGCTAACAGCAACGCCTCAGATCCTTCACCTCCTCGTAGGCCTGTGCCTTTGGACAGTGCTTGTAAAGACTCGCGTCAGCTCTGCCTTATAAATGGAGTGCATTCTATACGAACCAGAACGCCTTCGGAGCTGGAGTGCAGCCAGACCAACGGAGCGCTGTGTTTCATTAATCCCCTCTTCTTAAAAGTGCACAGCCAGGATGTCAGTGGAAGTCTGAAAAGGCAGAGCCCGAGAACTCAAGACGTGAATGGCACAGCGAGGCCtcgctcccccccaccccggccacCACCTCCTTCTATTAATAGCATCCTCACGAGTCCACAGCTTTCCAGGACTATAAAGCAAGCGAGCATGCCAGAAACAGTCAACCATAAGAAAGAGAGAGGCTTGGATTTGCTGCAGAATAAACCAACCCCTATTCCGCCTCCGCGGCTGAAGAAGCAGGCTGTTTGCTCGGAGGTGGAAGGCAGCTCAAAGACCGCCGTGGTAATTCGACCTGGATGCAGCTCGGCGCGTCTGCCCGAAGCTGCTGGCGTTCCAGGTGAAACCCTGCCCGAGCCGGCTCCAGCGGCTGCCAAAAAGACGGTAGCTACCAGCTCTGAGTCACACATACCGTGGAatggaggcaggcagagacTGAGCGACATGAGCATTTCCACCTCCTCGTCCGACTCGCTGGACTTCGACCGGAGCATGCCGCTGTTTGGCTATGAGGGGGACACTAACAGCAGCCTGGAGGATTTTGAGGGGGAAAGTGACCAAGAGAGCATGGCACCCCCTTTGAAGcccaagaagaaaagaaacagttcatTTGTTCTCCCCAAGATTGTGAAATCTCAGCTACGGAAAGTCAGTGGAGTTTTCAGTTCCTTCATGACCCCTGAAAAGAGGATGATAAAGAAAATTGCAGAGATGTCCCAGGACAAACGCACttattttggatgcctagtgcAGGACTATGTCAGctttctccaggaaaacaagGAGTGCCATGTTTCGAGCACTGATATGCTGCAAACAATTCGGCAGTTCATGACCCAAGTCAAAAACTATTTGTCCCAAAGCTCCGAACTCGATCCCCCGATTGAATCGTTGATTCCCGAGGACCAAATAGGTAAGAAATGCTCTCCTGTGTTTTGGAGGAAGGTGAAAACGTGTAATCTGTGTTTATAGTGGTAGTCCTTCTGCCAGTTTGGAAAGGTGGGGTTGACTTTGCTAGCAGAGTTTGAGCTGTTGAGTATTTGagtcttaaaacaaaacaaccctgcacccccccccccccccccaatcaccCTAGCAACTCAGAACTATGCTGCAAAGTTGTTCATAAAAAGTTACCCTTAAAATAGCTGCAACGTTACCTGtgattattactttttttttttagcttctgtACTGTTTATTTGCTGGcacatgtgtatttttttccctgaattgGGCTGAAATAGTTCTCAATTCTTGGACCAAAACTGTGCCGATTTTAACCATGTGGATTGTAGCcataaaaatagaatttgttCAAAACCAGTGACAGTTAAAAGCAGAGAGACATTTCATAGCAacttaatttagaaataaatctcATTCTTCCGAACGTTCTCATTCACTTCTAGCAAAGCTGCACTGTCCCTACACTTGAAGCTAAATGAAAAGATATAtgagagttttaaaaaacaaacgtGTGCAAGAGAAGGGGCTGCTTATCTCAGGTTTTCTATACCTCTCTGTTACATGTACATAAATGGTTGCAGATGAGCTATATATTTGAATACATGTTTTAACAACAGAGGGAGACTTGTGTATCCACAGACGTGAAATCATTGTTGCTGCATAAAATCTCACTGCTCCTCTATCTTGCCGAGTCTGAGCAGTATTTGTAAAAGAGCCTATAAGCCACACTTAGGAGGTAAACATCCCTCAGGGCGGAATACTTTCCTTGTGAGCTCACTTCAGTCCtaatttgcttgtttttctcctgtacCCTAGTGTCCCAACAGTTGGCCCGGTGCAAAATCGGCAGCTAGTTCTTTCTTTGGGACTAGAGGGTGATTTTATGTTGACTTTTCTGTCTGTCCTTGGCCGAGAGGAAGTATTCTCATGTAAACTCAACTTCGTTTGCATAAAGTCAAGCAAAACTAACAAGCACTGCTAAAGCAAATATCGAAGAGTGTCCTTGAAACTGACTCTTTCAAAGATGTGTAATGTTCTCACtagaataataaagaatattaCATAGGTGttatgtggaagaaaaaatggCAAATTGAGCAGCGGTGCAGGCTCACTTTCACCTGGATTTCTGCAGAGTACTGGATATTTGACAAATACAGATCTAGTTTGCTCGTAATTTTGTGAAAGCTTGGTTTGACTTGTGCTTTTCATTGTAAGGGTGTGGTTAAATCAGACCGTGGGTGTCTGAAGATTGGCAAAATGCtgtctgcttttaaatgtttcagtagTTTGGAGTAGCATAAGCTGTGAAATGTAACAACTAAACTGCGTTGGTTTTCTTCAGCGACAGAAAGTCTGGCTTTGATCGTGTGATTAAATGCAGTTCATTTATAAAGCAGGATAGTTTAAACAAAGGAAGAACTTGCTTTTGAATCATCTGCTGCCTATGGCTCGAGCCTGCAAACAACCACAGTGGATCAGGAGCATCGGATGTTGCTGATCTAAGCAGATAACTATGTGACAGCAAGATTTAGTAATCCCTATAGAGAACTTTTTATGATGTAGCCCTGTCTATTATCCGTGGGTTTGCTTGACTGTTTCGGTACGGAATTGCAGCCCAAATTTTAACTTTGTGAGTAGTTGTTTATCCTCTCTTGTCAGTTTACACGTCGGTGGTGCGGGTTTCTCCTTCCGATGTGTCAGCCTAGGGCCGCTTGGAAAGTACTCCTTTCTGTTTGTCATGTACTGTCCCGCGGCGGTGGCGAGTTGGCGTCAGAGCTCGGAGGCTCTGGTCAGGCCCGGTGAGTGCCGAGTTAGAGCGGGCCTCAGCGGCCGTGCCCTCCCGGGGACTCACAGGAAGAGGCACCGGGCACGCTTGTGTAACAGCAGCTTCACCCCGCGACTCGGAGCCCGCCGCTGGTGCCTGGGGCgggcaagggcagggagggagcctgTAGCAGAAAATGTTCAGGCCTCTCCGCTCCCCGGGCCGGTCCTGCCTCTGTGGAGAGCAGCTGGAGCCAGTCCtcgcctccctccctctgccacccAACAGAACTGCTGCTGCCGGTCGCCTGTTCCGGGGCAGCCAGGCTTCGCCTTATCCCGCCGTTGTCTCCTGAATTTCGGTACGTGCTGAAGCAGCGCCCCCCACGAGGCTTAGTGAAACCCTTGGTGTTTGGGACTTTCTCCCGTGTCTGTGTAATGATCTTTGTGATTGTGTAGCTTTTCTCGTAGAACTGCATCACGGACTTACAGGAGTCTTTTGCTTGCAAAAGTCTAGGGAGAGATCTTTTAAGTTTCCCAGACAGGGGCATATCAAATTGCTTAACTTCTGCCAAATCGTTGGGAGAATGCGCATCAGCGTTTCTAACTATTCCTGACAGATGCCTCCTAATCTTAGCGCTGTAGGCCCTTAACCCTTCCTAAAACAATGGGATTCCCAGTGCTGGGACAGAATCAAGACTAAGGCACGTGGCTTTTTATTGTTTaaggacaaatgcaaagtttggttttttgtggggtttttttttttccaagtcatcCGTACCTGAATATGTATCCACAGAATAGAGACCTGGATTGTTGAGAGGAGACCCTGATAGTCCACAGCTGCTCGAATAGCAAATGTTCAGGagtttttatttgtgtttcttcttttcctgactGCAAACAGACAGGAATCAAGTTGACTGTCATTGCTTCGCCGGGTCATCGCCAGGCAGCATCTAACACCTGAACAACTTCAGTCTCAATGCCCAAATCTGGGCCTAGCATAAGAAATGACCGGTTCAAGTAATTTGGCAATAAGGTGTTAACTGATCGTGTGGGAAGGTGCCTAAACAATACTGCTAATCCGTAGtggatttttaaatgttgaatgCTAAAAGAGGCTTGGAGAGAACATGTGGGCCCCTTGCTGGCAGGACATGCTTGTCACAGGGACTTGGCTCTGCACAGAGGAGTCACAGGCAGACGGAGCTGGAGGACGTGTGGAGGAGCACAGTCTGTTCCCCGTGGGAGCC
The DNA window shown above is from Grus americana isolate bGruAme1 chromosome 3, bGruAme1.mat, whole genome shotgun sequence and carries:
- the RIN2 gene encoding ras and Rab interactor 2 isoform X1; this translates as MLGSTALCPAGTQEFKAYSGVFPGKMSSLTMKARCLDKRGSFFKLIDTIASEIGELKQEMVQTDLTVEDESADLQSLVKDMDNISPEKNDVKSCPRDSGYDSLSNKLSILDKLLHTHPVWLQLGLNDAEAMEILQAQPPGIFLVRKSARLQKKVISLRLPGDCGSCLKEFAIKESIYTFSLEGSGISFADLFRLIAFYCISRDVLPFTLKLPRAIAAAKTEAELEEIAQLGLNFWSSPANSNASDPSPPRRPVPLDSACKDSRQLCLINGVHSIRTRTPSELECSQTNGALCFINPLFLKVHSQDVSGSLKRQSPRTQDVNGTARPRSPPPRPPPPSINSILTSPQLSRTIKQASMPETVNHKKERGLDLLQNKPTPIPPPRLKKQAVCSEVEGSSKTAVVIRPGCSSARLPEAAGVPGETLPEPAPAAAKKTVATSSESHIPWNGGRQRLSDMSISTSSSDSLDFDRSMPLFGYEGDTNSSLEDFEGESDQESMAPPLKPKKKRNSSFVLPKIVKSQLRKVSGVFSSFMTPEKRMIKKIAEMSQDKRTYFGCLVQDYVSFLQENKECHVSSTDMLQTIRQFMTQVKNYLSQSSELDPPIESLIPEDQIDVVLEKAMHKCILKPLKGHIEAMLKEFHTADGSWKQLKENLQLVRQRNPQELGVFVPTPDFVDVEKIKVKFMTMQKMYSPEKKVMLLLRVCKLIYTVMENNSGRLYGADDFLPVLTYVLAQCDMLELDTEIEYMMELLDPSLLHGEGGYYLTSAYGALSLIKNFQEEQAARLLSSEARDTLRQWHKRRTTNRTIPSVDDFQNYLRVAFQEVNSGCTGKTLLVRPYITTEDVCQLCAEKFKVDNPEEYSLFLFVDDTWQQLTEDTYPQKIKAELHSRPQPQVFHFVYKRINSDPYGAIFQNSDDSAS
- the RIN2 gene encoding ras and Rab interactor 2 isoform X4; protein product: MDNISPEKNDVKSCPRDSGYDSLSNKLSILDKLLHTHPVWLQLGLNDAEAMEILQAQPPGIFLVRKSARLQKKVISLRLPGDCGSCLKEFAIKESIYTFSLEGSGISFADLFRLIAFYCISRDVLPFTLKLPRAIAAAKTEAELEEIAQLGLNFWSSPANSNASDPSPPRRPVPLDSACKDSRQLCLINGVHSIRTRTPSELECSQTNGALCFINPLFLKVHSQDVSGSLKRQSPRTQDVNGTARPRSPPPRPPPPSINSILTSPQLSRTIKQASMPETVNHKKERGLDLLQNKPTPIPPPRLKKQAVCSEVEGSSKTAVVIRPGCSSARLPEAAGVPGETLPEPAPAAAKKTVATSSESHIPWNGGRQRLSDMSISTSSSDSLDFDRSMPLFGYEGDTNSSLEDFEGESDQESMAPPLKPKKKRNSSFVLPKIVKSQLRKVSGVFSSFMTPEKRMIKKIAEMSQDKRTYFGCLVQDYVSFLQENKECHVSSTDMLQTIRQFMTQVKNYLSQSSELDPPIESLIPEDQIDVVLEKAMHKCILKPLKGHIEAMLKEFHTADGSWKQLKENLQLVRQRNPQELGVFVPTPDFVDVEKIKVKFMTMQKMYSPEKKVMLLLRVCKLIYTVMENNSGRLYGADDFLPVLTYVLAQCDMLELDTEIEYMMELLDPSLLHGEGGYYLTSAYGALSLIKNFQEEQAARLLSSEARDTLRQWHKRRTTNRTIPSVDDFQNYLRVAFQEVNSGCTGKTLLVRPYITTEDVCQLCAEKFKVDNPEEYSLFLFVDDTWQQLTEDTYPQKIKAELHSRPQPQVFHFVYKRINSDPYGAIFQNSDDSAS